A portion of the Pomacea canaliculata isolate SZHN2017 linkage group LG13, ASM307304v1, whole genome shotgun sequence genome contains these proteins:
- the LOC112554679 gene encoding microtubule-associated protein futsch-like isoform X1 → MASEGATVLDDVAGAVQPKAAVLLIIGEPFSEEQKTLILAEVTKGFRGWDNESTGIDINEELAQIANKAALGEEGPGDTSGGKNGGERLIRHRSDSLAVEVLINPQAQSVKKSIRGILTQLSPIKLVIFAGYAFQGTGAWVLQDDTFSFATFAQIFKDPDVENAAKQLENASLTLHTVGSSDWSSNLKGSDAARLLKVSVNPADKLEHIHGVLQFTAYISSFIKPLNLANVLQTSDVVGNISFTRPVLYVFPASQGDAALFGMKGFNMLVNGGYSRRSCFWDFARHLDGIDALLLTHLGPDNLFGVKSLLERKNVETIHPDIGFMYMNHGKHSFANEDVKEEKMVDPTLLINLTEEGNKIVELGKQLGHIPHPLSRSVSGNLEPINLFHKVGMGSLDMYILNPVTDSKEMKDFLQGWSKQAPNLGAVNGIPIPNVTSICALLVVRPAKPNEKVTRLLFPGSAPQHKILEGLERVKNLEFLKHPSFCDRDTLKPKKPVGNGRAGSATRRAPPAAATITKTAVAATKAEPPKRLETKAPPTKTAAATASKAPKSKKDDNNKRASSAKDKEKVKLDEKEKEDKSKSSASSSPSKASVKTASPIKTPSSPAKTPAVVTPDETIPSEPTSEALVVAEPIVSESNHVEEESFPFDKASPVPQESGAGDDNRQADSPVALPQPVQLEGRELKSFGPDASSAALDRQKLQELGIYDDEEEDEEADVNEGKENGDYEHESGFDVEDEEIQPQPLPEPVEMAQSPCAEPDLIQDTFSKTVPEVSSEQLEVSVDEEKLVQESEIESKVEEIQESAEEPQPELEKEESEETKFMCQTQEQEEQEPSVTDEKLVADLEPSFQSSMLEDEQENGVAEPDVCPQSALELETSSEIETQQDEPSALLPDEEPETSLREEELSTQPPEEELSTQAPEEELSTQPLEEEPSIRLAEDEPSPQLQEYEPSTEAPVEPSAQIPEDELIQVTEDETPQTPEEQSPEIAEEESPQIPRDESPQISEDEQEAEGDPGLLEQEEEEKVELAQQAAPQTEHVADYFREELYTQKSACSTEMLPTDSAEDLAQDIPSSPEPEEQTDLVYPDDLKEEIPEGEPSFLHDQDLSRDEESREQSIQYGISNEGAYQMGGIREEEEEEAEREEEEEEEDLEEVQQQEDKQGLNKFAMEEHGIYDEEEDEEVTAEEGVDNDKDAYVYEKDVNLEDEEVCRGGPTEAFDRHAGQGDEEQDYFAEAAAHDVEQEPSTVPEAFEKDETPTPVESALLPEKPEQEADQAEESESGLADTAEADSGREDTDSIDGGTPDDDKDIDEFLAQQQQHSEPLQEEEDIADDLPPGAGQSFNPFIGLDQQESNAMTSSFMEDTQQPNPFETDDLPAAYLKNQDTEEFDPLAQWGHPTGLPSPTLPQEVPAHRVESEEVGAFASSSTDENDLKEFDPIVEWGQPMGLPSPPPEAEAKANNATKKADTKKAPPTKTTKSPDKRPATATKTPTKSTNGSAEPQKSARTTTEKKAEPKKTPSSLDTSRTARPSTAPARGLDTSKVESKPRTTAAPARRPATTTANNRASPVSKMPPLPPMTPFYVDLTYVPAHGDTAYSDVEFFKRVRARYYVLSSLTPSPVTLQALMDAKATWDAGADQEVTIIPTYETDAMRHWMALHKEQLAQLKIDVAPAASRCTVRLQDHEDSCYTYRLEF, encoded by the exons ATGGCGTCCGAAGGAGCTACCGTTCTCGATGATGTTGCCGGTGCTGTTCAGCCCAAGGCTGCAGTACTACTAATTATTGGCGAACCATTCTCAGAGGAACAGAAGACTTTGATCCTTGCAGAGGTTACCAAAG GATTCCGAGGATGGGACAATGAGTCTACAGGAATTGACATAAATGAGGAATTGGCTCAAATTGCCAACAAAGCAGCTCTAGGAGAGGAGGGACCCGGtg ACACATCAGGTGGGAAGAACGGTG GTGAGCGACTTATCCGACATCGGTCAGACAGCCTTGCAGTAGAAGTGCTGATAAATCCACAAGCTCAGTCAGTCAAGAAATCCATACGTGGCATTCTTACACAGTTATCTCCCATCAAGCTAGTCATCTTTGCTGGCTATGCGTTCCAAGGTACAGGAGCTTGGGTACTGCAAGATGATACATTCTCCTTTGCTACCTTTGCGCAG atttttaaagatcCTGATGTGGAAAATGCAGCAAAACAGCTGGAGAATGCCTCCCTGACACTTCACACCGTTGGTTCTAGTGACTGGAGCAGTAACCTAAAGGGATCTGATGCTGCACGACTGCTGAAGGTGTCTGTCAATCCTGCCGACAAGCTTGAACACATTCATGGTGTTTTGCAGTTTACTGCGTACATAAGCAGTTTCATCAAGCCTCTGAATCTTGCCAACGTTTTGCAGACCTCTGATGTTGTTGGCAACATTTCCTTTACACGTCCTGTGCTTTATGTGTTTCCAGCTTCTCAGGGTGATGCTGCTTTGTTTGGCATGAAAGGGTTTAACATGCTTGTCAATGGGGGGTATAGTCGTAGATCCTGCTTTTGGGACTTTGCTCGTCATCTTGATGGTATTGATGCATTGCTACTTACACACCTAGGGCCTGACAATCTCTTTGGAGTCAAGTCTCTattggagagaaagaatgtggaAACCATCCATCCTGACATTGGATTCATGTACATGAACCATGGCAAGCATTCCTTTGCCAATGAGGacgtcaaagaagaaaaaatggtaGACCCTACTCTTCTCATTAATTTGACAGAGGAAGGTAATAAGATAGTGGAACTCGGAAAGCAGCTGGGACATATTCCTCACCCTCTTTCTCGCTCAGTGTCTGGAAATCTGGAGCCCATAAATCTCTTCCACAAGGTGGGAATGGGCTCCCTTGATATGTACATCTTGAATCCTGTGACAGATTCTAAAGAGATGAAGGACTTCCTCCAAGGGTGGAGCAAGCAGGCACCCAATCTGGGTGCTGTAAATGGGATCCCCATACCCAATGTAACATCCATTTGTGCTCTGCTTGTTGTGCGCCCTGCAAAACCTAATGAAAAGGTTACCAGGCTGCTGTTCCCTGGCAGTGCTCCTCAGCACAAGATATTAGAGGGCTTGGAGCGAGTGAAAAATCTTGAGTTTCTGAAGCATCCTTCATTCTGTGATCGTGACACTCTCAAGCCTAAGAAACCTGTGGGTAATGGAAGAGCAGGATCTGCCACTAGAAGAGCTCCACCTGCTGCGGCCACCATCACTAAGACAGCAGTCGCTGCCACCAAGGCTGAGCCACCCAAAAGACTGGAAACCAAAGCCCCGCCAACCAAGACTGCTGCAGCCACAGCCTCAAAAGCACCTAAATCAAAGAAGGATGATAACAACAAGAGAGCATCTAGCGCCAAAGATAAGGAGAAGGTCAAACTAgatgagaaggagaaggaagacaaaTCCAAATCTTCTGCTTCATCCAGCCCCTCCAAAGCATCTGTCAAGACAGCCTCTCCTATAAAAACTCCATCGTCTCCTGCAAAAACTCCTGCAGTGGTTACCCCTGATGAGACAATCCCTTCAGAACCCACATCAGAGGCACTTGTGGTTGCCGAGCCCATTGTTTCTGAAAGCAATCATGTTGAAGAGGAATCATTCCCATTTGACAAGGCTAGCCCTGTGCCACAGGAATCAGGTGCAGGAGATGATAATCGCCAGGCCGACTCACCAGTAGCCCTTCCACAACCTGTCCAGCTGGAAGGAAGGGAGTTAAAGAGCTTTGGTCCAGATGCCAGTTCTGCTGCTTTAGACAGACAGAAACTCCAAGAACTAGGGATttatgatgatgaggaagaagacGAGGAAGCAGATGTGAATGAAGGTAAAGAAAATGGTGACTATGAGCATGAATCGGGCtttgatgttgaagatgaagaaatCCAGCCTCAGCCTCTGCCAGAACCTGTTGAAATGGCACAGTCACCCTGTGCTGAACCTGATCTCATCCAAGATACATTTAGCAAAACAGTTCCTGAAGTATCAAGTGAGCAGCTGGAAGTAAGTGTGGACGAGGAAAAGCTTGTGCAAGAGTCTGAAATTGAATCTAAGGTTGAAGAGATTCAAGAATCTGCAGAGGAGCCCCAGCCTGAATTAGAAAAAGAGGAGAGTGAAGAAACAAAGTTCATGTGTCAGACccaggaacaagaagaacaagagcCTTCTGTGACAGATGAAAAGCTGGTGGCTGATCTGGAACCATCTTTCCAGTCATCCATGCTGGAGGACGAGCAAGAGAACGGTGTTGCTGAGCCAGATGTCTGTCCACAGTCAGCATTAGAACTCGAGACATCCTCTGAAATTGAGACTCAGCAAGATGAGCCATCAGCTCTACTCCCAGATGAAGAACCAGAAACAAGTCTGAGAGAAGAAGAACTATCAACTCAACCTCCAGAAGAAGAACTATCAACACAAGCTCCAGAAGAGGAACTATCAACACAACCTCTAGAAGAGGAACCATCCATTCGGCTTGCTGAAGATGAACCATCACCTCAGCTTCAGGAATATGAGCCATCAACAGAAGCCCCAGTGGAACCATCAGCACAAATCCCTGAAGATGAGTTAATTCAGGTTACGGAAGATGAGACACCACAAACACCTGAAGAACAATCACCTGAAATTGCAGAGGAAGAATCACCACAGATCCCACGAGATGAATCACCACAGATCTCAGAAGATGAGCAAGAAGCAGAGGGTGACCCTGGCCTGTTGgaacaagaagaggaagaaaaagtagAGCTGGCTCAACAAGCAGCACCTCAGACTGAACATGTGGCAGATTACTTTCGTGAAGAATTGTATACCCAGAAATCAGCATGCAGCACAGAAATGTTGCCTACTGATTCTGCAGAGGATCTAGCTCAAGACATACCTTCTTCACCAGAACCAGAAGAACAAACAGATCTTGTTTATCCCGATGACCTGAAAGAAGAGATTCCTGAAGGGGAGCCCAGTTTCCTACATGACCAAGATTTATCAAGAGATGAAGAGAGCAGGGAGCAAAGCATTCAGTATGGAATCTCCAATGAAGGGGCGTATCAGATGGGAGGTATCcgtgaagaggaggaagaggaggctgaacgggaagaggaggaggaggaagaagacctTGAAGAAGTTCAGCAGCAAGAAGATAAACAAGGTCTAAACAAGTTTGCAATGGAGGAACATGGCATCTATGATGAAGAGGAAGACGAAGAAGTTACAGCTGAAGAAGGTGTTGACAATGATAAAGATGCTTATGTGTATGAAAAAGATGTAAATCTGGAGGACGAGGAAGTGTGCAGAGGGGGACCTACAGAGGCTTTTGATCGACATGCAGGACAAGGTGATGAAGAGCAAGACTATTTTGCAGAGGCTGCTGCCCATGATGTTGAACAAGAACCTTCTACTGTTCCTGAAGCTTTTGAAAAGGATGAGACTCCAACACCAGTAGAAAGTGCGTTGTTACCAGAGAAACCAGAGCAGGAGGCAGACCAAGCTGAGGAGTCTGAAAGTGGCCTGGCAGACACTGCGGAAGCTGATAGCGGGAGAGAAGATACTGATTCTATTGATGGGGGGACTCctgatgatgacaaagacattGATGAATTCCTGgcccagcagcagcaacattctGAACCTTTGCAAGAGGAAGAGGACATTGCAGATGACTTGCCACCTGGGGCAGGACAGAGTTTCAATCCATTCATTGGCCTTGACCAGCAAGAATCCAATGCAATGACCAGTTCTTTCATGGAAGATACACAGCAGCCCAATCCATTTGAGACAGATGATCTTCCAGCCGCTTACTTAAAGAATCAAGATACTGAAGAGTTTGACCCCTTGGCACAATGGGGACATCCCACAGGCCTTCCGTCACCAACACTTCCTCAGGAGGTACCTGCACACAGGGTAGAAAGTGAGGAAGTTGGTGCTTTTGCTTCATCATCAACAGATGAGAATGACCTAAAAGAATTTGACCCTATTGTAGAGTGGGGACAGCCAATGGGCTTGCCATCACCACCGCCAGAAGCGGAAGCTAAAGCCAACAATGCAACAAAGAAAGCAGATACCAAAAAAGCACCTCCAACAAAAACCACTAAATCACCTGACAAGCGACCAGCAACTGCAACCAAAACACCCACCAAATCTACCAATGGTTCTGCAGAGCCACAAAAATCTGCCCGCacaacaacagagaaaaaagcaGAGCCTAAGAAAACCCCTTCTAGCTTAGACACATCTCGCACAGCCCGCCCATCAACAGCTCCTGCTCGTGGGTTAGATACATCAAAAGTTGAATCGAAGCCTCGCACTACAGCTGCACCTGCTCGCAGGCCTGCAACAACCACTGCCAACAACCGAGCTTCTCCTGTCAGCAAAATGCCTCCTCTGCCTCCCATGACCCCATTTTATGTGGATCTGACATACGTTCCTGCCCATGGAGACACAGCCTACAGCGATGTCGAATTCTTCAAGAGAGTTAGAGCCCGCTATTATGTCTTGAGTTCTCTGACACCAAGTCCTGTCACGCTGCAGGCATTAATGGATGCCAAGGCTACATGGGACGCTGGCGCTGATCAGGAAGTCACCATCATTCCCACATATGAGACCGATGCCATGAGGCACTGGATGGCTTTGCACAAGGAACAGCTTGCTCAGCTCAAAATTGATGTTGCACCAGCTGCCAGCCGATGCACAGTACGGCTGCAGGATCATGAAGATAGCTGCTATACTTACAGACTGGAATTTTAA
- the LOC112554679 gene encoding microtubule-associated protein futsch-like isoform X2: MASEGATVLDDVAGAVQPKAAVLLIIGEPFSEEQKTLILAEVTKGFRGWDNESTGIDINEELAQIANKAALGEEGPGGERLIRHRSDSLAVEVLINPQAQSVKKSIRGILTQLSPIKLVIFAGYAFQGTGAWVLQDDTFSFATFAQIFKDPDVENAAKQLENASLTLHTVGSSDWSSNLKGSDAARLLKVSVNPADKLEHIHGVLQFTAYISSFIKPLNLANVLQTSDVVGNISFTRPVLYVFPASQGDAALFGMKGFNMLVNGGYSRRSCFWDFARHLDGIDALLLTHLGPDNLFGVKSLLERKNVETIHPDIGFMYMNHGKHSFANEDVKEEKMVDPTLLINLTEEGNKIVELGKQLGHIPHPLSRSVSGNLEPINLFHKVGMGSLDMYILNPVTDSKEMKDFLQGWSKQAPNLGAVNGIPIPNVTSICALLVVRPAKPNEKVTRLLFPGSAPQHKILEGLERVKNLEFLKHPSFCDRDTLKPKKPVGNGRAGSATRRAPPAAATITKTAVAATKAEPPKRLETKAPPTKTAAATASKAPKSKKDDNNKRASSAKDKEKVKLDEKEKEDKSKSSASSSPSKASVKTASPIKTPSSPAKTPAVVTPDETIPSEPTSEALVVAEPIVSESNHVEEESFPFDKASPVPQESGAGDDNRQADSPVALPQPVQLEGRELKSFGPDASSAALDRQKLQELGIYDDEEEDEEADVNEGKENGDYEHESGFDVEDEEIQPQPLPEPVEMAQSPCAEPDLIQDTFSKTVPEVSSEQLEVSVDEEKLVQESEIESKVEEIQESAEEPQPELEKEESEETKFMCQTQEQEEQEPSVTDEKLVADLEPSFQSSMLEDEQENGVAEPDVCPQSALELETSSEIETQQDEPSALLPDEEPETSLREEELSTQPPEEELSTQAPEEELSTQPLEEEPSIRLAEDEPSPQLQEYEPSTEAPVEPSAQIPEDELIQVTEDETPQTPEEQSPEIAEEESPQIPRDESPQISEDEQEAEGDPGLLEQEEEEKVELAQQAAPQTEHVADYFREELYTQKSACSTEMLPTDSAEDLAQDIPSSPEPEEQTDLVYPDDLKEEIPEGEPSFLHDQDLSRDEESREQSIQYGISNEGAYQMGGIREEEEEEAEREEEEEEEDLEEVQQQEDKQGLNKFAMEEHGIYDEEEDEEVTAEEGVDNDKDAYVYEKDVNLEDEEVCRGGPTEAFDRHAGQGDEEQDYFAEAAAHDVEQEPSTVPEAFEKDETPTPVESALLPEKPEQEADQAEESESGLADTAEADSGREDTDSIDGGTPDDDKDIDEFLAQQQQHSEPLQEEEDIADDLPPGAGQSFNPFIGLDQQESNAMTSSFMEDTQQPNPFETDDLPAAYLKNQDTEEFDPLAQWGHPTGLPSPTLPQEVPAHRVESEEVGAFASSSTDENDLKEFDPIVEWGQPMGLPSPPPEAEAKANNATKKADTKKAPPTKTTKSPDKRPATATKTPTKSTNGSAEPQKSARTTTEKKAEPKKTPSSLDTSRTARPSTAPARGLDTSKVESKPRTTAAPARRPATTTANNRASPVSKMPPLPPMTPFYVDLTYVPAHGDTAYSDVEFFKRVRARYYVLSSLTPSPVTLQALMDAKATWDAGADQEVTIIPTYETDAMRHWMALHKEQLAQLKIDVAPAASRCTVRLQDHEDSCYTYRLEF; this comes from the exons ATGGCGTCCGAAGGAGCTACCGTTCTCGATGATGTTGCCGGTGCTGTTCAGCCCAAGGCTGCAGTACTACTAATTATTGGCGAACCATTCTCAGAGGAACAGAAGACTTTGATCCTTGCAGAGGTTACCAAAG GATTCCGAGGATGGGACAATGAGTCTACAGGAATTGACATAAATGAGGAATTGGCTCAAATTGCCAACAAAGCAGCTCTAGGAGAGGAGGGACCCGGtg GTGAGCGACTTATCCGACATCGGTCAGACAGCCTTGCAGTAGAAGTGCTGATAAATCCACAAGCTCAGTCAGTCAAGAAATCCATACGTGGCATTCTTACACAGTTATCTCCCATCAAGCTAGTCATCTTTGCTGGCTATGCGTTCCAAGGTACAGGAGCTTGGGTACTGCAAGATGATACATTCTCCTTTGCTACCTTTGCGCAG atttttaaagatcCTGATGTGGAAAATGCAGCAAAACAGCTGGAGAATGCCTCCCTGACACTTCACACCGTTGGTTCTAGTGACTGGAGCAGTAACCTAAAGGGATCTGATGCTGCACGACTGCTGAAGGTGTCTGTCAATCCTGCCGACAAGCTTGAACACATTCATGGTGTTTTGCAGTTTACTGCGTACATAAGCAGTTTCATCAAGCCTCTGAATCTTGCCAACGTTTTGCAGACCTCTGATGTTGTTGGCAACATTTCCTTTACACGTCCTGTGCTTTATGTGTTTCCAGCTTCTCAGGGTGATGCTGCTTTGTTTGGCATGAAAGGGTTTAACATGCTTGTCAATGGGGGGTATAGTCGTAGATCCTGCTTTTGGGACTTTGCTCGTCATCTTGATGGTATTGATGCATTGCTACTTACACACCTAGGGCCTGACAATCTCTTTGGAGTCAAGTCTCTattggagagaaagaatgtggaAACCATCCATCCTGACATTGGATTCATGTACATGAACCATGGCAAGCATTCCTTTGCCAATGAGGacgtcaaagaagaaaaaatggtaGACCCTACTCTTCTCATTAATTTGACAGAGGAAGGTAATAAGATAGTGGAACTCGGAAAGCAGCTGGGACATATTCCTCACCCTCTTTCTCGCTCAGTGTCTGGAAATCTGGAGCCCATAAATCTCTTCCACAAGGTGGGAATGGGCTCCCTTGATATGTACATCTTGAATCCTGTGACAGATTCTAAAGAGATGAAGGACTTCCTCCAAGGGTGGAGCAAGCAGGCACCCAATCTGGGTGCTGTAAATGGGATCCCCATACCCAATGTAACATCCATTTGTGCTCTGCTTGTTGTGCGCCCTGCAAAACCTAATGAAAAGGTTACCAGGCTGCTGTTCCCTGGCAGTGCTCCTCAGCACAAGATATTAGAGGGCTTGGAGCGAGTGAAAAATCTTGAGTTTCTGAAGCATCCTTCATTCTGTGATCGTGACACTCTCAAGCCTAAGAAACCTGTGGGTAATGGAAGAGCAGGATCTGCCACTAGAAGAGCTCCACCTGCTGCGGCCACCATCACTAAGACAGCAGTCGCTGCCACCAAGGCTGAGCCACCCAAAAGACTGGAAACCAAAGCCCCGCCAACCAAGACTGCTGCAGCCACAGCCTCAAAAGCACCTAAATCAAAGAAGGATGATAACAACAAGAGAGCATCTAGCGCCAAAGATAAGGAGAAGGTCAAACTAgatgagaaggagaaggaagacaaaTCCAAATCTTCTGCTTCATCCAGCCCCTCCAAAGCATCTGTCAAGACAGCCTCTCCTATAAAAACTCCATCGTCTCCTGCAAAAACTCCTGCAGTGGTTACCCCTGATGAGACAATCCCTTCAGAACCCACATCAGAGGCACTTGTGGTTGCCGAGCCCATTGTTTCTGAAAGCAATCATGTTGAAGAGGAATCATTCCCATTTGACAAGGCTAGCCCTGTGCCACAGGAATCAGGTGCAGGAGATGATAATCGCCAGGCCGACTCACCAGTAGCCCTTCCACAACCTGTCCAGCTGGAAGGAAGGGAGTTAAAGAGCTTTGGTCCAGATGCCAGTTCTGCTGCTTTAGACAGACAGAAACTCCAAGAACTAGGGATttatgatgatgaggaagaagacGAGGAAGCAGATGTGAATGAAGGTAAAGAAAATGGTGACTATGAGCATGAATCGGGCtttgatgttgaagatgaagaaatCCAGCCTCAGCCTCTGCCAGAACCTGTTGAAATGGCACAGTCACCCTGTGCTGAACCTGATCTCATCCAAGATACATTTAGCAAAACAGTTCCTGAAGTATCAAGTGAGCAGCTGGAAGTAAGTGTGGACGAGGAAAAGCTTGTGCAAGAGTCTGAAATTGAATCTAAGGTTGAAGAGATTCAAGAATCTGCAGAGGAGCCCCAGCCTGAATTAGAAAAAGAGGAGAGTGAAGAAACAAAGTTCATGTGTCAGACccaggaacaagaagaacaagagcCTTCTGTGACAGATGAAAAGCTGGTGGCTGATCTGGAACCATCTTTCCAGTCATCCATGCTGGAGGACGAGCAAGAGAACGGTGTTGCTGAGCCAGATGTCTGTCCACAGTCAGCATTAGAACTCGAGACATCCTCTGAAATTGAGACTCAGCAAGATGAGCCATCAGCTCTACTCCCAGATGAAGAACCAGAAACAAGTCTGAGAGAAGAAGAACTATCAACTCAACCTCCAGAAGAAGAACTATCAACACAAGCTCCAGAAGAGGAACTATCAACACAACCTCTAGAAGAGGAACCATCCATTCGGCTTGCTGAAGATGAACCATCACCTCAGCTTCAGGAATATGAGCCATCAACAGAAGCCCCAGTGGAACCATCAGCACAAATCCCTGAAGATGAGTTAATTCAGGTTACGGAAGATGAGACACCACAAACACCTGAAGAACAATCACCTGAAATTGCAGAGGAAGAATCACCACAGATCCCACGAGATGAATCACCACAGATCTCAGAAGATGAGCAAGAAGCAGAGGGTGACCCTGGCCTGTTGgaacaagaagaggaagaaaaagtagAGCTGGCTCAACAAGCAGCACCTCAGACTGAACATGTGGCAGATTACTTTCGTGAAGAATTGTATACCCAGAAATCAGCATGCAGCACAGAAATGTTGCCTACTGATTCTGCAGAGGATCTAGCTCAAGACATACCTTCTTCACCAGAACCAGAAGAACAAACAGATCTTGTTTATCCCGATGACCTGAAAGAAGAGATTCCTGAAGGGGAGCCCAGTTTCCTACATGACCAAGATTTATCAAGAGATGAAGAGAGCAGGGAGCAAAGCATTCAGTATGGAATCTCCAATGAAGGGGCGTATCAGATGGGAGGTATCcgtgaagaggaggaagaggaggctgaacgggaagaggaggaggaggaagaagacctTGAAGAAGTTCAGCAGCAAGAAGATAAACAAGGTCTAAACAAGTTTGCAATGGAGGAACATGGCATCTATGATGAAGAGGAAGACGAAGAAGTTACAGCTGAAGAAGGTGTTGACAATGATAAAGATGCTTATGTGTATGAAAAAGATGTAAATCTGGAGGACGAGGAAGTGTGCAGAGGGGGACCTACAGAGGCTTTTGATCGACATGCAGGACAAGGTGATGAAGAGCAAGACTATTTTGCAGAGGCTGCTGCCCATGATGTTGAACAAGAACCTTCTACTGTTCCTGAAGCTTTTGAAAAGGATGAGACTCCAACACCAGTAGAAAGTGCGTTGTTACCAGAGAAACCAGAGCAGGAGGCAGACCAAGCTGAGGAGTCTGAAAGTGGCCTGGCAGACACTGCGGAAGCTGATAGCGGGAGAGAAGATACTGATTCTATTGATGGGGGGACTCctgatgatgacaaagacattGATGAATTCCTGgcccagcagcagcaacattctGAACCTTTGCAAGAGGAAGAGGACATTGCAGATGACTTGCCACCTGGGGCAGGACAGAGTTTCAATCCATTCATTGGCCTTGACCAGCAAGAATCCAATGCAATGACCAGTTCTTTCATGGAAGATACACAGCAGCCCAATCCATTTGAGACAGATGATCTTCCAGCCGCTTACTTAAAGAATCAAGATACTGAAGAGTTTGACCCCTTGGCACAATGGGGACATCCCACAGGCCTTCCGTCACCAACACTTCCTCAGGAGGTACCTGCACACAGGGTAGAAAGTGAGGAAGTTGGTGCTTTTGCTTCATCATCAACAGATGAGAATGACCTAAAAGAATTTGACCCTATTGTAGAGTGGGGACAGCCAATGGGCTTGCCATCACCACCGCCAGAAGCGGAAGCTAAAGCCAACAATGCAACAAAGAAAGCAGATACCAAAAAAGCACCTCCAACAAAAACCACTAAATCACCTGACAAGCGACCAGCAACTGCAACCAAAACACCCACCAAATCTACCAATGGTTCTGCAGAGCCACAAAAATCTGCCCGCacaacaacagagaaaaaagcaGAGCCTAAGAAAACCCCTTCTAGCTTAGACACATCTCGCACAGCCCGCCCATCAACAGCTCCTGCTCGTGGGTTAGATACATCAAAAGTTGAATCGAAGCCTCGCACTACAGCTGCACCTGCTCGCAGGCCTGCAACAACCACTGCCAACAACCGAGCTTCTCCTGTCAGCAAAATGCCTCCTCTGCCTCCCATGACCCCATTTTATGTGGATCTGACATACGTTCCTGCCCATGGAGACACAGCCTACAGCGATGTCGAATTCTTCAAGAGAGTTAGAGCCCGCTATTATGTCTTGAGTTCTCTGACACCAAGTCCTGTCACGCTGCAGGCATTAATGGATGCCAAGGCTACATGGGACGCTGGCGCTGATCAGGAAGTCACCATCATTCCCACATATGAGACCGATGCCATGAGGCACTGGATGGCTTTGCACAAGGAACAGCTTGCTCAGCTCAAAATTGATGTTGCACCAGCTGCCAGCCGATGCACAGTACGGCTGCAGGATCATGAAGATAGCTGCTATACTTACAGACTGGAATTTTAA